One window from the genome of Calonectris borealis chromosome 24, bCalBor7.hap1.2, whole genome shotgun sequence encodes:
- the C24H11orf52 gene encoding uncharacterized protein C11orf52 homolog, with protein MGNLCSCGRPWNCPSTFKRKKEKQGTNVRHENQQHQPGRKAPTYEDVPEFPVYATVSKPKSVKQDDSIHYADIQVFTKVRERSAAEVKNLQMQNATEYATLNFPRPRLKYDSKNGTLV; from the exons GAATTGTCCTtcaacttttaaaagaaagaaagaaaagcaag GAACTAATGTGAGGCATGAGAACCAACAGCATCAGCCTGGCAGGAAG GCTCCAACATACGAAGATGTCCCAGAGTTTCCTGTCTACGCCACTGTGAGTAAACCCAAGAGTGTGAAGCAGGATGACAGCATTCATTATGCAGACATCCAAGTGTTCACCAAGGTCCGGGAGCGCTCTGCAGCAGAGGTGAAGAACTTACAAATGCAGAATGCCACAGAATATGCCACCCTTAACTTCCCCCGGCCCAGGCTGAAATATGACAGTAAGAATGGGACCCTGGTATAA